Proteins from a single region of Sebastes umbrosus isolate fSebUmb1 chromosome 8, fSebUmb1.pri, whole genome shotgun sequence:
- the zgc:152968 gene encoding RNA exonuclease 1 homolog isoform X1: protein MFPSFGLFADINCPISQRGHCERPHCLYKHATEVTDMSGASSKSTIVAGVQNGYPVNDETKDDSLQELERINKEIETVRHEVEQEQRRLSNYQTAQGDSINTATNFSVSKSGRNVDGSPYGLSSCTDFTKTYSWARKYVVDNSKPRTDLEYDPLSNFSAGMRSYSSSSKEQKVKSGQGLKRERNTVHCDQNKPVACVSLLSRSPSPEPLDDSNEDDVLIIDIPPSPDKKRVRAQKPVDSVAGKSLQDKVEELEEVKTVSILLLNADECKITPPPASMIKENRVSSSAENNLSEHKECENIPVDGSVVESTGFLEDLQSESQKITHLRAAETVVEKNLEPANPPATTDQRDLNWNNVKVEKEENTFQIELTQRELPHSVKKMNPLQPHHFLPQNSLFYKAPVAKSDSPSRQQTKQAQTAEQNRVSNSWSSTKCVPSVLPHSGKTPSKMPGQIQGKAAAPESYLEPAKPASDSGQGPARHDLSASSLANRAEPSSASAGQLFVTEDNEEVIIISSSSSDEDEVNYSVADLSDSDPMEECYRIFMEANNEDKQNEEQPDVYVGSVDVELPKLNVKPKALPVKKRVAHEVKHTEQPAAKSRPKTQVLVPLRGPAVSVSASQPSITSKIQQVQQRASMLTASVKGGQAFVSATCQRKPETQSAPFPSTQTPENLQPAPAQNVCLNYISLRTAVIGADNNLHYILPEGMFPLPVTSSSSQVTSVLTPISQVHTSSVAVRQMYHPIAVTPVQRYRTTAPVLIPAPARKPSLTSAFASAHSSPAASSTTPQAAVHTPVKPVPTKRKLKQQSEAAKNKVTHDIRQRYVNMFTEEFLKTTADVNDAFEKAVAEEKSVFNRSVNKLKYQTVVVNALKRLKNQSAVAAKDENEVISQRSKGNISLNLKKFKADDMAFYESLKDYILTEESLAEINYPVQHPEKPGCAVLFVDNKKGSADPLKRICCRCGATYSVNQMGKHIRKEECNYHYGKGLTKRVPGGVETRYSCCEGVMGAPGCQVFKLHVHDSLSLDGFVSTAPRHSSDTSCPGVYSLDCEMCYTIHGLELSRVTVVNSSLQVIYDTFVRPDNEATDYNTRFSGISEEDLKGNRTSLREVQETLLRFISADTILIGHELETDLCALKLLHGTVVDTSVVFPHRLGPPHKLTLNNLTAEYLRRIIQESVCGHDTAEDAAACMELMLWKVKEDGKLKK from the exons ATGTTTCCCTCGTTTGGTCTTTTTGCTGATATAAATTGTCCTATTTCCCAACGTGGACATTGTGAGCGGCCGCACTGTTTGTACAAACATGCCACAGAAGTGACGGATATGTCTGGTGCCTCGTCTAAATCTACGATAGTTGCAG GAGTGCAAAATGGCTATCCAGTGAATGATGAGACCAAAGATGACTCCCTCCAGGAGCTGGAGCGGATTAACAAGGAGATTGAAACTGTAAGGCACGAGGTGGAGCAGGAGCAAAGACGACTGTCAAACTACCAGACTGCACAGGGAGACAGCATAAACACTGCGACTAATTTCTCTGTATCTAAGTCAGGTAGAAATGTAGACGGAAGTCCTTATGGGCTGTCTTCATGCACAGATTTTACTAAAACATACTCCTGGGCAAGGAAGTACGTGGTTGACAACTCAAAGCCAAGAACCGATTTGGAGTATGACCCTCTGTCCAACTTCTCTGCTGGCATGCGGTCTTACAGCTCATCAAGTAAAGAGCAAAAAGTGAAAAGCGGACAAGGtttgaaaagagaaagaaacactgTACATTGTGACCAAAATAAGCCTGTCGCGTGTGTGTCTCTGCTTTCTCGATCGCCATCTCCAGAGCCACTTGATGACTCTAATGAAGACGATGTCCTTATTATTGACATTCCTCCCTCGCCTGACAAAAAGAGAGTGAGAGCTCAGAAACCAGTTGATTCTGTTGCTGGCAAATCCCTCCAGGATAAAGTGGAGGAATTGGAGGAGGTCAAAACAGTGTCTATTTTACTTCTAAACGCTGATGAGTGCAAGATAACCCCTCCACCTGCGTCAATGATAAAAGAAAATAGAGTTAGTAGCAGTGCTGAAAATAATCTTTCTGAACACAAAGAATGTGAAAATATACCGGTTGATGGGAGTGTAGTGGAGTCAACTGGCTTTTTAGAAGACCTACAAAGTGAAAGTCAGAAAATTACTCACTTACGGGCTGCTGAAACAGTAGTGGAGAAAAATCTTGAACCTGCAAATCCTCCTGCCACCACAGACCAGCGAGATCTCAACTGGAACAATGTGAAAGTGGAAAAGGAAGAGAACACGTTTCAGATTGAATTGACTCAGCGTGAGCTGCCCCATAGTGTTAAGAAAATGAATCCACTGCAGCCACATCATTTTCTACCACAgaattcacttttttataaagcTCCAGTTGCTAAGTCAGACTCGCCAAGCAGACAACAAACCAAGCAAGCCCAGACAGCAGAGCAGAACAGGGTTAGTAATTCGTGGTCTTCCACAAAATGTGTACCATCAGTGCTGCCACACAGCGGGAAAACACCAAGTAAAATGCCAGGACAGATTCAGGGTAAAGCTGCTGCACCTGAAAGCTACCTTGAGCCAGCAAAACCAGCTTCAGACAGCGGCCAAGGTCCGGCTCGGCACGACTTGTCAGCATCCAGTTTGGCAAACAGAGCTGAACCATCATCCGCATCAGCTGGACAGCTTTTCGTGACCGAAGACAATGAGGAGGTTATAATCATTAGTTCCAGCTCCAGTGATGAAGATGAGGTCAACTATTCAGTTGCGGATCTGTCGGACAGTGACCCAATGGAGGAATGCTACAGGATCTTCATGGAGGCAAACAACGAGGATAAGCAAAATGAAGAGCAGCCTGATGTGTAT GTTGGATCTGTGGATGTGGAGTTGCCGAAGTTAAACGTCAAACCCAAAGCATTGCCAGTAAAGAAGAGGGTTGCTCATGAAGTCAAACATACAGAG CAGCCTGCGGCTAAGAGCAGACCTAAGACCCAGGTGCTGGTTCCCCTACGTGGGCCTGCGGTGTCAGTATCTGCCTCCCagccctccatcacctccaagATCCAGCAGGTACAGCAGAGAGCCTCCATGCTGACTGCTTCAGTTAAAGGTGGTCAGGCTTTTGTTTCCGCCACCTGTCAGAGGAAGCCAGAGACCCAGAGTGCACCTTTTCCTTCAACTCAGACCCCTGAAAACCTGCAGCCTGCTCCTGCGCAAAATG TTTGCTTGAACTACATATCTTTGAGAACTGCTGTGATCGGAGCGGACAACAACTTGCACTATATCCTCCCAGAGGGCATGTTCCCTCTGCCTGTCACTTCCAGTTCCAGCCAAGTTACTTCAGTGCTAACCCCAATCAGTCAAGTGCACACGAGCTCTGTCGCTGTGAGACAAATGTACCATCCAATTGCAGTTACCCCTGTGCAAAGATACCGCACAACAGCACCTGTGCTCATTCCTGCGCCGGCACGTAAACCTTCGCTGACCTCTGCCTTTGCATCGGCGCATTCGAGTCCAGCTGCTTCTTCCACTACTCCTCAAGCTGCTGTCCATACTCCTGTTAAG CCAGTGCCTACTAAACGTAAATTGAAGCAGCAGTCTGAGGCCGCCAAAAACAAAGTGACCCATGACATCCGACAGCGTTATGTCAACATGTTCACAGAGGAGTTCCTCAAGACAACAGCCGATGTTAATGATGCCTTTGAAAAG GCAGTTGCTGAAGAGAAGTCTGTGTTTAATCGCAGTGTGAACAAACTCAAATATCAGACTGTTGTAGTGAATGCACTGAAGAGGCTGAAGAACCAAAGCGCTGTTGCTGCTAAAG ATGAAAATGAAGTCATCAGCCAAAGATCCAAAGGCAACATTTCACTTAACCTGAAGAAGTTTAAAG CAGATGATATGGCATTTTATGAGAGTTTGAAGGACTATATTTTGACTGAGGAAAGTCTGGCTGAGATCAACTATCCTGTCCAGCACCCAGAGAAACCTGGTTGTGCGGTTctttttgttgacaataagaaaggCAGTGCAGACC CCCTTAAGAGGATCTGCTGTCGATGTGGAGCAACGTACTCTGTGAACCAAATGGGCAAACACATCCGTAAGGAGGAGTGTAATTACCACTATGGGAAAGGACTTACGAAAAGAG TGCCAGGTGGAGTGGAGACCCGCTACAGTTGCTGTGAGGGAGTCATGGGAGCACCTGGATGTCAGGTGTTTAAG TTGCATGTCCATGATTCCCTCAGCCTGGATGGGTTTGTGTCGACCGCCCCCAGACATTCCTCAGATACGAGCTGTCCTGGGGTCTACTCCTTGGATTGTGAAATG tGTTACACCATTCATGGTCTGGAGCTGTCCAGAGTGACGGTGGTCAACTCTAGTCTGCAAGTCATCTACGACACCTTCGTCAGACCTGATAATGAGGCCACTGACTATAACACCAG GTTTTCCGGCATCAGTGAGGAGGATTTGAAAGGTAACCGCACCTCCCTCAGAGAGGTGCAGGAGACCTTATTGAGATTCATCAGCGCCGACACCATTCTGATTGGACACGAACTGGAAACAGACCTTTGTGCCCTCAAG TTGCTCCATGGGACGGTGGTAGACACATCAGTGGTCTTCCCCCACCGTCTGGGCCCCCCTCACAAGCTGACCCTTAACAACCTCACTGCTGAATACCTCAGGAGGATCATCCAAGAGAGTG TTTGCGGCCATGACACTGCAGAAGACGCCGCTGCCTGCATGGAGCTTATGTTGTGGAAAGTTAAAGAAGACGGAAAACTGAAAAAATga
- the zgc:152968 gene encoding RNA exonuclease 1 homolog isoform X3: MFPSFGLFADINCPISQRGHCERPHCLYKHATEVTDMSGASSKSTIVAGVQNGYPVNDETKDDSLQELERINKEIETVRHEVEQEQRRLSNYQTAQGDSINTATNFSVSKSGRNVDGSPYGLSSCTDFTKTYSWARKYVVDNSKPRTDLEYDPLSNFSAGMRSYSSSSKEQKVKSGQGLKRERNTVHCDQNKPVACVSLLSRSPSPEPLDDSNEDDVLIIDIPPSPDKKRVRAQKPVDSVAGKSLQDKVEELEEVKTVSILLLNADECKITPPPASMIKENRVSSSAENNLSEHKECENIPVDGSVVESTGFLEDLQSESQKITHLRAAETVVEKNLEPANPPATTDQRDLNWNNVKVEKEENTFQIELTQRELPHSVKKMNPLQPHHFLPQNSLFYKAPVAKSDSPSRQQTKQAQTAEQNRVSNSWSSTKCVPSVLPHSGKTPSKMPGQIQGKAAAPESYLEPAKPASDSGQGPARHDLSASSLANRAEPSSASAGQLFVTEDNEEVIIISSSSSDEDEVNYSVADLSDSDPMEECYRIFMEANNEDKQNEEQPDVYVGSVDVELPKLNVKPKALPVKKRVAHEVKHTEPAAKSRPKTQVLVPLRGPAVSVSASQPSITSKIQQVQQRASMLTASVKGGQAFVSATCQRKPETQSAPFPSTQTPENLQPAPAQNVCLNYISLRTAVIGADNNLHYILPEGMFPLPVTSSSSQVTSVLTPISQVHTSSVAVRQMYHPIAVTPVQRYRTTAPVLIPAPARKPSLTSAFASAHSSPAASSTTPQAAVHTPVKPVPTKRKLKQQSEAAKNKVTHDIRQRYVNMFTEEFLKTTADVNDAFEKAVAEEKSVFNRSVNKLKYQTVVVNALKRLKNQSAVAAKDENEVISQRSKGNISLNLKKFKADDMAFYESLKDYILTEESLAEINYPVQHPEKPGCAVLFVDNKKGSADPLKRICCRCGATYSVNQMGKHIRKEECNYHYGKGLTKRVPGGVETRYSCCEGVMGAPGCQVFKLHVHDSLSLDGFVSTAPRHSSDTSCPGVYSLDCEMCYTIHGLELSRVTVVNSSLQVIYDTFVRPDNEATDYNTRFSGISEEDLKGNRTSLREVQETLLRFISADTILIGHELETDLCALKLLHGTVVDTSVVFPHRLGPPHKLTLNNLTAEYLRRIIQESVCGHDTAEDAAACMELMLWKVKEDGKLKK; encoded by the exons ATGTTTCCCTCGTTTGGTCTTTTTGCTGATATAAATTGTCCTATTTCCCAACGTGGACATTGTGAGCGGCCGCACTGTTTGTACAAACATGCCACAGAAGTGACGGATATGTCTGGTGCCTCGTCTAAATCTACGATAGTTGCAG GAGTGCAAAATGGCTATCCAGTGAATGATGAGACCAAAGATGACTCCCTCCAGGAGCTGGAGCGGATTAACAAGGAGATTGAAACTGTAAGGCACGAGGTGGAGCAGGAGCAAAGACGACTGTCAAACTACCAGACTGCACAGGGAGACAGCATAAACACTGCGACTAATTTCTCTGTATCTAAGTCAGGTAGAAATGTAGACGGAAGTCCTTATGGGCTGTCTTCATGCACAGATTTTACTAAAACATACTCCTGGGCAAGGAAGTACGTGGTTGACAACTCAAAGCCAAGAACCGATTTGGAGTATGACCCTCTGTCCAACTTCTCTGCTGGCATGCGGTCTTACAGCTCATCAAGTAAAGAGCAAAAAGTGAAAAGCGGACAAGGtttgaaaagagaaagaaacactgTACATTGTGACCAAAATAAGCCTGTCGCGTGTGTGTCTCTGCTTTCTCGATCGCCATCTCCAGAGCCACTTGATGACTCTAATGAAGACGATGTCCTTATTATTGACATTCCTCCCTCGCCTGACAAAAAGAGAGTGAGAGCTCAGAAACCAGTTGATTCTGTTGCTGGCAAATCCCTCCAGGATAAAGTGGAGGAATTGGAGGAGGTCAAAACAGTGTCTATTTTACTTCTAAACGCTGATGAGTGCAAGATAACCCCTCCACCTGCGTCAATGATAAAAGAAAATAGAGTTAGTAGCAGTGCTGAAAATAATCTTTCTGAACACAAAGAATGTGAAAATATACCGGTTGATGGGAGTGTAGTGGAGTCAACTGGCTTTTTAGAAGACCTACAAAGTGAAAGTCAGAAAATTACTCACTTACGGGCTGCTGAAACAGTAGTGGAGAAAAATCTTGAACCTGCAAATCCTCCTGCCACCACAGACCAGCGAGATCTCAACTGGAACAATGTGAAAGTGGAAAAGGAAGAGAACACGTTTCAGATTGAATTGACTCAGCGTGAGCTGCCCCATAGTGTTAAGAAAATGAATCCACTGCAGCCACATCATTTTCTACCACAgaattcacttttttataaagcTCCAGTTGCTAAGTCAGACTCGCCAAGCAGACAACAAACCAAGCAAGCCCAGACAGCAGAGCAGAACAGGGTTAGTAATTCGTGGTCTTCCACAAAATGTGTACCATCAGTGCTGCCACACAGCGGGAAAACACCAAGTAAAATGCCAGGACAGATTCAGGGTAAAGCTGCTGCACCTGAAAGCTACCTTGAGCCAGCAAAACCAGCTTCAGACAGCGGCCAAGGTCCGGCTCGGCACGACTTGTCAGCATCCAGTTTGGCAAACAGAGCTGAACCATCATCCGCATCAGCTGGACAGCTTTTCGTGACCGAAGACAATGAGGAGGTTATAATCATTAGTTCCAGCTCCAGTGATGAAGATGAGGTCAACTATTCAGTTGCGGATCTGTCGGACAGTGACCCAATGGAGGAATGCTACAGGATCTTCATGGAGGCAAACAACGAGGATAAGCAAAATGAAGAGCAGCCTGATGTGTAT GTTGGATCTGTGGATGTGGAGTTGCCGAAGTTAAACGTCAAACCCAAAGCATTGCCAGTAAAGAAGAGGGTTGCTCATGAAGTCAAACATACAGAG CCTGCGGCTAAGAGCAGACCTAAGACCCAGGTGCTGGTTCCCCTACGTGGGCCTGCGGTGTCAGTATCTGCCTCCCagccctccatcacctccaagATCCAGCAGGTACAGCAGAGAGCCTCCATGCTGACTGCTTCAGTTAAAGGTGGTCAGGCTTTTGTTTCCGCCACCTGTCAGAGGAAGCCAGAGACCCAGAGTGCACCTTTTCCTTCAACTCAGACCCCTGAAAACCTGCAGCCTGCTCCTGCGCAAAATG TTTGCTTGAACTACATATCTTTGAGAACTGCTGTGATCGGAGCGGACAACAACTTGCACTATATCCTCCCAGAGGGCATGTTCCCTCTGCCTGTCACTTCCAGTTCCAGCCAAGTTACTTCAGTGCTAACCCCAATCAGTCAAGTGCACACGAGCTCTGTCGCTGTGAGACAAATGTACCATCCAATTGCAGTTACCCCTGTGCAAAGATACCGCACAACAGCACCTGTGCTCATTCCTGCGCCGGCACGTAAACCTTCGCTGACCTCTGCCTTTGCATCGGCGCATTCGAGTCCAGCTGCTTCTTCCACTACTCCTCAAGCTGCTGTCCATACTCCTGTTAAG CCAGTGCCTACTAAACGTAAATTGAAGCAGCAGTCTGAGGCCGCCAAAAACAAAGTGACCCATGACATCCGACAGCGTTATGTCAACATGTTCACAGAGGAGTTCCTCAAGACAACAGCCGATGTTAATGATGCCTTTGAAAAG GCAGTTGCTGAAGAGAAGTCTGTGTTTAATCGCAGTGTGAACAAACTCAAATATCAGACTGTTGTAGTGAATGCACTGAAGAGGCTGAAGAACCAAAGCGCTGTTGCTGCTAAAG ATGAAAATGAAGTCATCAGCCAAAGATCCAAAGGCAACATTTCACTTAACCTGAAGAAGTTTAAAG CAGATGATATGGCATTTTATGAGAGTTTGAAGGACTATATTTTGACTGAGGAAAGTCTGGCTGAGATCAACTATCCTGTCCAGCACCCAGAGAAACCTGGTTGTGCGGTTctttttgttgacaataagaaaggCAGTGCAGACC CCCTTAAGAGGATCTGCTGTCGATGTGGAGCAACGTACTCTGTGAACCAAATGGGCAAACACATCCGTAAGGAGGAGTGTAATTACCACTATGGGAAAGGACTTACGAAAAGAG TGCCAGGTGGAGTGGAGACCCGCTACAGTTGCTGTGAGGGAGTCATGGGAGCACCTGGATGTCAGGTGTTTAAG TTGCATGTCCATGATTCCCTCAGCCTGGATGGGTTTGTGTCGACCGCCCCCAGACATTCCTCAGATACGAGCTGTCCTGGGGTCTACTCCTTGGATTGTGAAATG tGTTACACCATTCATGGTCTGGAGCTGTCCAGAGTGACGGTGGTCAACTCTAGTCTGCAAGTCATCTACGACACCTTCGTCAGACCTGATAATGAGGCCACTGACTATAACACCAG GTTTTCCGGCATCAGTGAGGAGGATTTGAAAGGTAACCGCACCTCCCTCAGAGAGGTGCAGGAGACCTTATTGAGATTCATCAGCGCCGACACCATTCTGATTGGACACGAACTGGAAACAGACCTTTGTGCCCTCAAG TTGCTCCATGGGACGGTGGTAGACACATCAGTGGTCTTCCCCCACCGTCTGGGCCCCCCTCACAAGCTGACCCTTAACAACCTCACTGCTGAATACCTCAGGAGGATCATCCAAGAGAGTG TTTGCGGCCATGACACTGCAGAAGACGCCGCTGCCTGCATGGAGCTTATGTTGTGGAAAGTTAAAGAAGACGGAAAACTGAAAAAATga
- the zgc:152968 gene encoding RNA exonuclease 1 homolog isoform X4: MFPSFGLFADINCPISQRGHCERPHCLYKHATEVTDMSGASSKSTIVAGVQNGYPVNDETKDDSLQELERINKEIETVRHEVEQEQRRLSNYQTAQGDSINTATNFSVSKSGRNVDGSPYGLSSCTDFTKTYSWARKYVVDNSKPRTDLEYDPLSNFSAGMRSYSSSSKEQKVKSGQGLKRERNTVHCDQNKPVACVSLLSRSPSPEPLDDSNEDDVLIIDIPPSPDKKRVRAQKPVDSVAGKSLQDKVEELEEVKTVSILLLNADECKITPPPASMIKENRVSSSAENNLSEHKECENIPVDGSVVESTGFLEDLQSESQKITHLRAAETVVEKNLEPANPPATTDQRDLNWNNVKVEKEENTFQIELTQRELPHSVKKMNPLQPHHFLPQNSLFYKAPVAKSDSPSRQQTKQAQTAEQNRVSNSWSSTKCVPSVLPHSGKTPSKMPGQIQGKAAAPESYLEPAKPASDSGQGPARHDLSASSLANRAEPSSASAGQLFVTEDNEEVIIISSSSSDEDEVNYSVADLSDSDPMEECYRIFMEANNEDKQNEEQPDVYQPAAKSRPKTQVLVPLRGPAVSVSASQPSITSKIQQVQQRASMLTASVKGGQAFVSATCQRKPETQSAPFPSTQTPENLQPAPAQNVCLNYISLRTAVIGADNNLHYILPEGMFPLPVTSSSSQVTSVLTPISQVHTSSVAVRQMYHPIAVTPVQRYRTTAPVLIPAPARKPSLTSAFASAHSSPAASSTTPQAAVHTPVKPVPTKRKLKQQSEAAKNKVTHDIRQRYVNMFTEEFLKTTADVNDAFEKAVAEEKSVFNRSVNKLKYQTVVVNALKRLKNQSAVAAKDENEVISQRSKGNISLNLKKFKADDMAFYESLKDYILTEESLAEINYPVQHPEKPGCAVLFVDNKKGSADPLKRICCRCGATYSVNQMGKHIRKEECNYHYGKGLTKRVPGGVETRYSCCEGVMGAPGCQVFKLHVHDSLSLDGFVSTAPRHSSDTSCPGVYSLDCEMCYTIHGLELSRVTVVNSSLQVIYDTFVRPDNEATDYNTRFSGISEEDLKGNRTSLREVQETLLRFISADTILIGHELETDLCALKLLHGTVVDTSVVFPHRLGPPHKLTLNNLTAEYLRRIIQESVCGHDTAEDAAACMELMLWKVKEDGKLKK, translated from the exons ATGTTTCCCTCGTTTGGTCTTTTTGCTGATATAAATTGTCCTATTTCCCAACGTGGACATTGTGAGCGGCCGCACTGTTTGTACAAACATGCCACAGAAGTGACGGATATGTCTGGTGCCTCGTCTAAATCTACGATAGTTGCAG GAGTGCAAAATGGCTATCCAGTGAATGATGAGACCAAAGATGACTCCCTCCAGGAGCTGGAGCGGATTAACAAGGAGATTGAAACTGTAAGGCACGAGGTGGAGCAGGAGCAAAGACGACTGTCAAACTACCAGACTGCACAGGGAGACAGCATAAACACTGCGACTAATTTCTCTGTATCTAAGTCAGGTAGAAATGTAGACGGAAGTCCTTATGGGCTGTCTTCATGCACAGATTTTACTAAAACATACTCCTGGGCAAGGAAGTACGTGGTTGACAACTCAAAGCCAAGAACCGATTTGGAGTATGACCCTCTGTCCAACTTCTCTGCTGGCATGCGGTCTTACAGCTCATCAAGTAAAGAGCAAAAAGTGAAAAGCGGACAAGGtttgaaaagagaaagaaacactgTACATTGTGACCAAAATAAGCCTGTCGCGTGTGTGTCTCTGCTTTCTCGATCGCCATCTCCAGAGCCACTTGATGACTCTAATGAAGACGATGTCCTTATTATTGACATTCCTCCCTCGCCTGACAAAAAGAGAGTGAGAGCTCAGAAACCAGTTGATTCTGTTGCTGGCAAATCCCTCCAGGATAAAGTGGAGGAATTGGAGGAGGTCAAAACAGTGTCTATTTTACTTCTAAACGCTGATGAGTGCAAGATAACCCCTCCACCTGCGTCAATGATAAAAGAAAATAGAGTTAGTAGCAGTGCTGAAAATAATCTTTCTGAACACAAAGAATGTGAAAATATACCGGTTGATGGGAGTGTAGTGGAGTCAACTGGCTTTTTAGAAGACCTACAAAGTGAAAGTCAGAAAATTACTCACTTACGGGCTGCTGAAACAGTAGTGGAGAAAAATCTTGAACCTGCAAATCCTCCTGCCACCACAGACCAGCGAGATCTCAACTGGAACAATGTGAAAGTGGAAAAGGAAGAGAACACGTTTCAGATTGAATTGACTCAGCGTGAGCTGCCCCATAGTGTTAAGAAAATGAATCCACTGCAGCCACATCATTTTCTACCACAgaattcacttttttataaagcTCCAGTTGCTAAGTCAGACTCGCCAAGCAGACAACAAACCAAGCAAGCCCAGACAGCAGAGCAGAACAGGGTTAGTAATTCGTGGTCTTCCACAAAATGTGTACCATCAGTGCTGCCACACAGCGGGAAAACACCAAGTAAAATGCCAGGACAGATTCAGGGTAAAGCTGCTGCACCTGAAAGCTACCTTGAGCCAGCAAAACCAGCTTCAGACAGCGGCCAAGGTCCGGCTCGGCACGACTTGTCAGCATCCAGTTTGGCAAACAGAGCTGAACCATCATCCGCATCAGCTGGACAGCTTTTCGTGACCGAAGACAATGAGGAGGTTATAATCATTAGTTCCAGCTCCAGTGATGAAGATGAGGTCAACTATTCAGTTGCGGATCTGTCGGACAGTGACCCAATGGAGGAATGCTACAGGATCTTCATGGAGGCAAACAACGAGGATAAGCAAAATGAAGAGCAGCCTGATGTGTAT CAGCCTGCGGCTAAGAGCAGACCTAAGACCCAGGTGCTGGTTCCCCTACGTGGGCCTGCGGTGTCAGTATCTGCCTCCCagccctccatcacctccaagATCCAGCAGGTACAGCAGAGAGCCTCCATGCTGACTGCTTCAGTTAAAGGTGGTCAGGCTTTTGTTTCCGCCACCTGTCAGAGGAAGCCAGAGACCCAGAGTGCACCTTTTCCTTCAACTCAGACCCCTGAAAACCTGCAGCCTGCTCCTGCGCAAAATG TTTGCTTGAACTACATATCTTTGAGAACTGCTGTGATCGGAGCGGACAACAACTTGCACTATATCCTCCCAGAGGGCATGTTCCCTCTGCCTGTCACTTCCAGTTCCAGCCAAGTTACTTCAGTGCTAACCCCAATCAGTCAAGTGCACACGAGCTCTGTCGCTGTGAGACAAATGTACCATCCAATTGCAGTTACCCCTGTGCAAAGATACCGCACAACAGCACCTGTGCTCATTCCTGCGCCGGCACGTAAACCTTCGCTGACCTCTGCCTTTGCATCGGCGCATTCGAGTCCAGCTGCTTCTTCCACTACTCCTCAAGCTGCTGTCCATACTCCTGTTAAG CCAGTGCCTACTAAACGTAAATTGAAGCAGCAGTCTGAGGCCGCCAAAAACAAAGTGACCCATGACATCCGACAGCGTTATGTCAACATGTTCACAGAGGAGTTCCTCAAGACAACAGCCGATGTTAATGATGCCTTTGAAAAG GCAGTTGCTGAAGAGAAGTCTGTGTTTAATCGCAGTGTGAACAAACTCAAATATCAGACTGTTGTAGTGAATGCACTGAAGAGGCTGAAGAACCAAAGCGCTGTTGCTGCTAAAG ATGAAAATGAAGTCATCAGCCAAAGATCCAAAGGCAACATTTCACTTAACCTGAAGAAGTTTAAAG CAGATGATATGGCATTTTATGAGAGTTTGAAGGACTATATTTTGACTGAGGAAAGTCTGGCTGAGATCAACTATCCTGTCCAGCACCCAGAGAAACCTGGTTGTGCGGTTctttttgttgacaataagaaaggCAGTGCAGACC CCCTTAAGAGGATCTGCTGTCGATGTGGAGCAACGTACTCTGTGAACCAAATGGGCAAACACATCCGTAAGGAGGAGTGTAATTACCACTATGGGAAAGGACTTACGAAAAGAG TGCCAGGTGGAGTGGAGACCCGCTACAGTTGCTGTGAGGGAGTCATGGGAGCACCTGGATGTCAGGTGTTTAAG TTGCATGTCCATGATTCCCTCAGCCTGGATGGGTTTGTGTCGACCGCCCCCAGACATTCCTCAGATACGAGCTGTCCTGGGGTCTACTCCTTGGATTGTGAAATG tGTTACACCATTCATGGTCTGGAGCTGTCCAGAGTGACGGTGGTCAACTCTAGTCTGCAAGTCATCTACGACACCTTCGTCAGACCTGATAATGAGGCCACTGACTATAACACCAG GTTTTCCGGCATCAGTGAGGAGGATTTGAAAGGTAACCGCACCTCCCTCAGAGAGGTGCAGGAGACCTTATTGAGATTCATCAGCGCCGACACCATTCTGATTGGACACGAACTGGAAACAGACCTTTGTGCCCTCAAG TTGCTCCATGGGACGGTGGTAGACACATCAGTGGTCTTCCCCCACCGTCTGGGCCCCCCTCACAAGCTGACCCTTAACAACCTCACTGCTGAATACCTCAGGAGGATCATCCAAGAGAGTG TTTGCGGCCATGACACTGCAGAAGACGCCGCTGCCTGCATGGAGCTTATGTTGTGGAAAGTTAAAGAAGACGGAAAACTGAAAAAATga